One genomic segment of Amycolatopsis sp. Hca4 includes these proteins:
- the infA gene encoding translation initiation factor IF-1, giving the protein MAGIEIEGTVVECLRNATFRVELENGHKVLAHISGKIRKNFIKILPFDRVLVELSPYDLNRGRILFRYRT; this is encoded by the coding sequence ATGGCCGGGATCGAAATCGAAGGCACGGTCGTCGAGTGCCTGCGCAACGCGACGTTCCGGGTCGAGCTGGAGAACGGGCACAAGGTGCTCGCGCACATCAGCGGCAAGATCCGGAAGAACTTCATCAAGATCCTGCCCTTCGACCGGGTCCTGGTGGAGCTGAGCCCCTACGACCTCAACCGCGGGCGGATCCTGTTCCGCTACCGGACCTAG
- a CDS encoding aminoglycoside phosphotransferase family protein — protein sequence METNPAIDAALARRLVDTQFPQWAGLPLTRFTPAGSDHVIFRLGAELSVRLPRHAGAIRQAAKEAEWLPRLAPHLPLAVPEPVAVGEPGFGYPWPWAVSRWLDGEVATVPALSGSHEAAVELAGFLTALHRFDGETADVAGRPLAMRDSATRAAIEQVGAVFDTAALTGLWDTALAAPAWAGPPVWCHGDFHTGNLLTTGGRLTAVIDFGELGAGDPACDLMIAFTLLSAETRATFRAALGVDEATWTRGRGWALATGLNAYVHYAAVNPRVAAQTTRQITEALAG from the coding sequence TTGGAGACGAACCCGGCGATCGACGCCGCACTGGCGCGGCGGCTGGTCGACACGCAGTTCCCGCAGTGGGCCGGGCTGCCGCTGACCCGGTTCACCCCGGCCGGCTCGGACCACGTGATCTTCCGGCTGGGCGCGGAGCTGTCGGTGCGGCTGCCGCGGCACGCCGGCGCGATCCGGCAGGCCGCGAAGGAAGCCGAGTGGCTGCCGCGGCTGGCACCGCACCTGCCCTTGGCCGTCCCCGAGCCGGTCGCGGTGGGCGAACCGGGCTTCGGCTACCCGTGGCCGTGGGCGGTGTCGCGCTGGCTGGACGGCGAAGTGGCCACCGTCCCGGCGCTGTCGGGGTCGCACGAGGCCGCCGTCGAGCTGGCCGGGTTCCTGACCGCGCTGCACCGGTTCGACGGCGAAACCGCGGACGTCGCCGGGCGTCCACTGGCCATGCGGGACAGTGCGACGCGAGCCGCGATCGAGCAGGTCGGCGCGGTGTTCGACACCGCGGCGCTGACCGGGCTGTGGGACACCGCGCTCGCGGCTCCGGCGTGGGCAGGCCCGCCGGTCTGGTGCCACGGCGACTTCCACACGGGCAACCTGCTGACGACCGGCGGCCGCCTCACCGCGGTCATCGACTTCGGCGAACTCGGCGCCGGCGACCCGGCCTGCGACCTGATGATCGCGTTCACGCTCCTGTCGGCCGAGACGCGGGCCACGTTCCGCGCGGCACTCGGCGTGGACGAGGCCACCTGGACCCGCGGCCGCGGCTGGGCGCTGGCGACGGGGTTGAACGCCTACGTGCACTATGCCGCCGTCAACCCGCGGGTCGCGGCGCAGACCACCCGCCAGATCACCGAGGCACTGGCCGGGTGA
- a CDS encoding phage tail protein, translated as MPQTVDFDTVSTAGLESSPVAGALAGLRANEARYFKNKYDHVFTVEPAAEAQATVGWVHRILDEERGIVIASRPLEATEFQVENIRWAYVFYENGLSINVLYTLDDGGKRAVGFKLSDGMDVPEELSSFKFARQKSKLAGTIRGSYFVIKKEYRAFTRPVPR; from the coding sequence ATGCCCCAGACCGTGGACTTCGACACCGTATCGACGGCAGGCCTGGAGTCGTCGCCGGTGGCCGGCGCGCTGGCCGGGCTGCGGGCGAACGAGGCCCGCTACTTCAAGAACAAGTACGACCACGTCTTCACCGTCGAGCCCGCGGCCGAGGCGCAGGCGACCGTCGGCTGGGTGCACCGCATCCTCGACGAGGAACGCGGCATCGTCATCGCCTCCCGCCCGCTCGAGGCGACCGAGTTCCAGGTCGAGAACATCCGGTGGGCGTACGTCTTCTACGAGAACGGCCTGTCGATCAACGTCCTGTACACCCTGGACGACGGCGGCAAGCGCGCGGTCGGCTTCAAGCTCTCCGACGGGATGGACGTGCCGGAGGAACTGTCCTCCTTCAAGTTCGCCCGCCAGAAGTCGAAGCTGGCCGGGACCATCCGCGGCTCGTACTTCGTCATCAAGAAGGAGTACAGAGCCTTCACCCGGCCAGTGCCTCGGTGA
- a CDS encoding YciI family protein — protein sequence MQYLVSVIDDKVDPGRTDRQPVIEEFNDRLIAEGYWVFAGGLADTDAATVVDNRGEQAVLSDGPFIESKEYLAGFWVWDVPDLDVALKLAAEASKACDRKIEVRPFR from the coding sequence ATGCAGTATCTCGTCTCCGTGATCGACGACAAGGTCGATCCCGGCCGCACGGACCGGCAGCCCGTCATCGAGGAGTTCAACGACCGGCTGATCGCCGAGGGCTACTGGGTGTTCGCGGGCGGGCTCGCCGACACCGACGCGGCCACGGTCGTCGACAACCGCGGTGAGCAGGCCGTGCTGAGCGACGGGCCGTTCATCGAGTCGAAGGAGTACCTCGCCGGCTTCTGGGTGTGGGACGTCCCCGACCTGGACGTCGCGCTCAAGCTGGCCGCCGAGGCGTCGAAGGCCTGCGACCGGAAGATCGAAGTGCGGCCCTTCCGGTGA
- a CDS encoding RNA polymerase sigma factor codes for MTDAQEAVIRAHREEWARVVAALTRRFGDLDVAEEAAAEAFATAVERWPGDGVPPNPGAWLTTTAVRKAIDRIRRENKRDDKHQEARMVHDDTPPEPLGVIDDDRLRLVFTCCHPALATQSRVALTLRLVGGLTVPEIARAYLVKETALEQRITRAKAKIKAAGIPYRVPSAEDLPARVAGVLTVLYLVFNEGYLATGPGTDPIRRDLTAEAIRLTRLVHALLPGDGEVTGLLALMLLIEARRPARVAAGELVPLAEQDRGAWDTALIAEGHRLVRERLAAGVAPGRYQILAAINAVHTSARDIRDTDWSQVVALYDQLVRVDASPVVALNRAIAVAELDGPEVALAAVDRLGDRLSGYHAYHVTRADLLRRLSRGEEARAAYGKAIELAGNTAEIAYLTRRRDQLA; via the coding sequence GTGACCGACGCCCAGGAAGCGGTGATCCGGGCCCACCGCGAGGAGTGGGCCCGGGTGGTGGCCGCGCTGACCCGGCGCTTCGGTGACCTCGACGTCGCCGAAGAGGCGGCCGCCGAGGCCTTCGCGACCGCCGTCGAACGGTGGCCGGGCGACGGGGTGCCGCCCAACCCCGGTGCCTGGCTGACCACCACCGCCGTCCGCAAGGCCATCGACCGGATCCGGCGGGAGAACAAGCGCGACGACAAGCACCAGGAGGCTCGGATGGTCCACGACGACACCCCGCCCGAGCCGCTCGGCGTCATCGACGACGACCGGCTGCGGCTGGTCTTCACCTGCTGCCACCCGGCGCTGGCGACGCAGTCACGGGTGGCGCTGACCCTGCGCCTGGTCGGCGGCCTGACCGTGCCCGAGATCGCCCGCGCCTACCTGGTCAAGGAGACCGCGCTGGAGCAGCGGATCACCCGCGCTAAGGCCAAGATCAAGGCGGCGGGCATCCCGTACCGCGTGCCGTCCGCCGAGGACCTCCCGGCCCGCGTGGCCGGCGTGCTCACCGTCCTCTACCTGGTCTTCAACGAGGGCTACCTGGCGACCGGCCCCGGCACCGACCCGATCCGGCGGGACCTCACCGCCGAGGCGATCCGGCTCACCCGCCTGGTCCACGCCCTCCTCCCGGGCGACGGCGAGGTGACCGGGCTGCTGGCGCTGATGCTGCTCATCGAGGCCCGCCGCCCGGCCCGGGTGGCGGCGGGCGAGCTGGTCCCGCTCGCCGAGCAGGACCGCGGCGCCTGGGACACCGCGCTGATCGCCGAGGGCCACCGGCTGGTGCGCGAGCGTCTGGCCGCCGGGGTGGCGCCGGGCCGCTACCAGATCCTCGCGGCGATCAACGCCGTGCACACCTCGGCCCGCGACATCCGCGACACCGACTGGTCGCAGGTCGTCGCCCTCTACGACCAGCTGGTCCGGGTCGACGCCTCGCCGGTCGTCGCGCTCAACCGGGCGATCGCGGTCGCCGAGCTCGACGGCCCGGAGGTCGCCTTGGCGGCCGTCGACCGGCTCGGCGACCGGCTGTCCGGCTACCACGCGTACCACGTGACCCGCGCCGACCTGCTGCGCCGGCTTTCCCGCGGCGAGGAGGCACGGGCGGCGTACGGCAAGGCCATCGAGCTGGCGGGCAACACGGCCGAGATCGCCTACCTGACCCGCCGCCGCGACCAGCTGGCCTGA
- a CDS encoding pentapeptide repeat-containing protein, translating into MAASQTKELWPIRRHIVAVVLTGLGVFAVAVVLLWLALGLPAAPSADTRLNVVKIALSVVAGVGGVVALVVAYRKQRIGEAAEARERGKVLNERFAGACAQIGHEKPTVRLAGVYAIASLADQWPEQRQVCIDVLCAYLRIPYEPATDSPWYHDEESEVRLSITSVLSDHLRPGAPVSWQGHEFNLLRAVLRSADFAGIELTGGRLLLSLARFPGGWLSFDGMHVSGGEVWFGGASFEGARVTFEKAEFSGGRVQFEGAAFTGGEVSFRGARFTGGEVDLSGVSVDDYTAPPVFDEWETPPPGLLLPGAAAVAE; encoded by the coding sequence GTGGCCGCGTCCCAGACCAAGGAACTCTGGCCGATCCGGCGGCACATCGTCGCGGTGGTGCTGACCGGGCTCGGCGTGTTCGCCGTCGCCGTCGTGCTCCTGTGGCTGGCGCTGGGGCTGCCGGCCGCACCGAGCGCGGACACCCGGCTGAACGTCGTCAAGATCGCGTTGTCGGTGGTGGCCGGGGTCGGCGGGGTCGTCGCGCTGGTCGTCGCCTACCGGAAGCAGCGGATCGGCGAGGCGGCCGAAGCCCGCGAGCGCGGCAAGGTCCTGAACGAGCGCTTCGCGGGCGCGTGCGCCCAGATCGGCCACGAGAAGCCGACCGTGCGGCTCGCGGGCGTCTACGCTATCGCCAGCCTGGCCGACCAATGGCCCGAGCAGCGCCAAGTGTGCATCGACGTGCTGTGCGCGTATCTGCGCATCCCGTACGAGCCCGCGACGGATTCGCCGTGGTACCACGACGAAGAGTCCGAAGTGCGCCTCTCGATCACGAGCGTGCTCAGCGACCACCTCCGCCCGGGCGCCCCGGTGAGCTGGCAGGGCCACGAGTTCAACCTCCTCCGCGCGGTGCTCCGCTCGGCGGATTTCGCGGGCATCGAACTGACCGGCGGCCGGCTCTTGTTGAGCCTGGCCCGGTTCCCCGGAGGCTGGCTCTCGTTCGACGGAATGCACGTCAGCGGCGGCGAAGTATGGTTCGGCGGCGCTTCGTTCGAGGGCGCCAGGGTGACGTTCGAGAAGGCCGAATTCAGCGGCGGCCGGGTCCAGTTCGAGGGAGCCGCCTTCACGGGCGGCGAAGTGAGTTTCCGCGGCGCCCGGTTCACGGGCGGAGAGGTCGACCTTTCCGGGGTCAGCGTCGACGACTACACCGCACCCCCGGTGTTCGACGAGTGGGAAACCCCGCCGCCCGGACTGTTGTTGCCGGGGGCGGCCGCCGTCGCCGAGTGA
- a CDS encoding nitroreductase/quinone reductase family protein, with translation MPKPPAPTSRYWKLQRQLTRFNTFLFRRTGGRVGGSYFGGAPVLLLHHVGRRSGTARISPLIYLDDSPRLVVVASKGGVDAHPAWFHNLTAMAATEVELPGGERRRVRPRVAEGAERARLWERAVAIYRPYATYATYTEREIPVVVLEPVPET, from the coding sequence ATGCCGAAGCCGCCCGCACCGACGTCCCGCTACTGGAAGCTGCAGCGGCAGCTGACCCGGTTCAACACCTTCCTGTTCCGCCGGACCGGCGGCCGGGTGGGCGGGTCGTACTTCGGTGGCGCGCCGGTGCTGCTGCTGCACCACGTCGGCCGCCGGTCCGGCACCGCCCGGATCAGCCCCCTGATCTACCTCGACGACTCGCCGCGCCTTGTCGTGGTGGCGTCGAAGGGCGGCGTGGACGCGCATCCGGCGTGGTTCCACAACCTGACCGCGATGGCGGCCACCGAGGTGGAACTGCCCGGTGGCGAACGCCGCCGAGTGCGCCCGCGCGTGGCCGAAGGGGCGGAGCGGGCGCGCCTGTGGGAGCGTGCGGTGGCGATCTACCGGCCGTACGCGACCTATGCGACCTACACCGAGCGCGAGATCCCGGTGGTCGTCCTCGAACCCGTTCCGGAGACGTGA
- a CDS encoding TetR family transcriptional regulator, translating into MEELGLRERKKQRTREALINAAQELFCANGFEATTVDQIAEAVEVSSRTFFRYFASKEDVALALADEQITAVLAAFAAQPAGLPVLTALRTAAVGVIRAAETDPRFPGLQDLISVSPALTAARIERATARFDEVAGLIGARMGVDPAADPRPHLVASVALCAVQTAVVAWRAAGSRVPESELTGQAFDLLSHGLDYPAGP; encoded by the coding sequence ATGGAGGAGCTCGGCCTGCGGGAACGGAAGAAGCAGCGGACGCGGGAAGCGCTGATCAACGCGGCCCAGGAGCTGTTCTGCGCCAACGGCTTCGAGGCCACGACCGTCGACCAGATCGCCGAAGCGGTCGAAGTCTCCTCGCGGACGTTCTTCCGGTACTTCGCCTCGAAGGAAGACGTCGCACTGGCCCTCGCCGACGAGCAGATCACCGCCGTGCTCGCGGCGTTCGCCGCGCAACCGGCCGGCCTGCCGGTGCTGACCGCGCTGCGGACGGCCGCCGTCGGCGTCATCCGGGCGGCCGAGACCGACCCGCGCTTCCCCGGCCTGCAGGACCTGATCTCGGTCAGCCCGGCGCTCACCGCCGCCCGCATCGAACGGGCGACCGCCCGGTTCGACGAGGTGGCCGGGCTGATCGGCGCGCGCATGGGGGTCGACCCGGCGGCGGACCCCCGGCCGCACCTGGTGGCTTCGGTGGCGCTGTGCGCGGTGCAGACCGCGGTCGTCGCCTGGCGGGCGGCCGGCAGCCGGGTGCCGGAGTCCGAGCTGACCGGGCAGGCGTTCGACCTGCTCTCCCACGGCCTCGACTACCCCGCCGGGCCCTAG
- a CDS encoding sigma factor, translating to MTEAEIFEHCRTSVRAFVSRRVPNASDVDDCVSDVVLRALVGLRQGARPEVLEAWLIGIAKNVLKERYRAKDRDHELPAEVAQEPGEQQLELARTDLPDLPSEYEVLLGKRQLWATLDAATHGLGDGLATIMRAHVRLTVERGRRVVGAELAKELGRPVDIVNRQLQRSRLGMLDAIAALVLARIGRADCAGLCGVLDADQLRAGRRLLLDPERTRAVLKHAAGCATCSTRVDEARDYSRWALGPGLLHLAEDDEERRRALVALLDRAGEGGVSSAQAQAAAALAVPVPLAGPANLAGRLLSSRPALVRKADGVTRFVRDNPDVTHRIVAAATGGIAAAAAIVAAVLGGSDGGGVPPVADAPRAPATTTPGGGAPTVSAPAAVPVAVTAPESTPPPTTTTPGNRVPPADPAPGSSAAAQPPASRTSTTPPPTTAPPSTAPPPPPGTVPPSSPPAGTVPPTTAPPSTPPPTTAPPSTPPPTTTPPSTTPPPTTTTPHPQAITIDATAVSYTTVTISGVGVRDTRQAQALNLAPGAYTLATPAGQRLPFTVTDDYVVRYDPSLEGTLQGGGSAELSVHGHDVTFDVSGVDYYNMAVGGTGFPAPQPVRHLKLLPGRHNVVTANGNSLPFTVTGTGGITFPTDPHGLLTWDGQALAVHGIPITLDATGTDYANMTISGAGWPAPQAVRTFRLLPGTHSVVTANGNSLPFTITTDGTVGYAAGLEGPLTRADGGKTLQVHGFHVTLDVTDLGYDNTTVSGTGWRTPQAVREFRLLPGTHRVVTHSGTTVAFTVGSSGLVGYDPSLQGLLTGAGGGTLAVHGFPVTIDATGSGYPQFGLEGAGWWDARQPRVLRLLPGTHYALAPGGRRFAFSVTSAGRVTYDAALDSVFAGRDGTTLTLRPPG from the coding sequence ATGACCGAGGCGGAGATCTTCGAACACTGCCGCACCAGCGTCCGGGCCTTCGTGAGCCGCCGGGTGCCCAACGCGTCGGACGTCGACGACTGCGTGAGCGACGTCGTCCTCCGCGCCCTCGTGGGCCTGCGGCAGGGCGCGCGGCCCGAGGTGCTCGAAGCCTGGCTGATCGGGATCGCCAAGAACGTGCTCAAGGAGCGCTACCGGGCCAAGGACCGCGATCACGAGCTGCCCGCCGAGGTCGCGCAGGAGCCGGGCGAGCAGCAGCTGGAGCTGGCCCGGACCGACCTGCCGGACCTGCCGTCGGAGTACGAGGTGCTGCTCGGCAAGCGGCAGCTGTGGGCCACGCTGGACGCGGCGACCCACGGGCTCGGCGACGGGCTGGCCACGATCATGCGCGCCCACGTCCGGCTCACCGTCGAGCGGGGGCGGCGCGTCGTCGGCGCGGAACTGGCGAAGGAGCTGGGCCGGCCGGTCGACATCGTGAACCGGCAGCTGCAGCGCTCCCGCCTCGGGATGCTCGACGCGATCGCGGCGCTGGTCCTCGCCCGCATCGGCCGCGCGGACTGCGCCGGGCTGTGCGGGGTGCTCGACGCCGACCAGCTGCGCGCGGGCCGCCGGCTGCTGCTCGACCCGGAGCGGACGCGCGCGGTGCTCAAGCACGCCGCCGGCTGTGCGACGTGCTCGACGCGCGTCGACGAAGCCCGCGACTACAGCCGCTGGGCCCTCGGTCCCGGGCTGCTGCACCTGGCCGAAGACGATGAGGAACGCCGCCGGGCGCTCGTCGCGCTGCTCGACCGGGCGGGCGAGGGCGGGGTCTCGTCGGCGCAGGCGCAGGCGGCGGCCGCGTTGGCGGTGCCGGTGCCGCTGGCGGGACCGGCGAACCTCGCGGGCCGGCTGCTGTCGTCCCGGCCCGCGCTGGTGCGCAAGGCCGACGGGGTCACCCGGTTCGTGCGGGACAACCCGGACGTGACCCACCGGATCGTCGCGGCGGCGACGGGCGGGATCGCGGCCGCGGCGGCCATCGTGGCCGCGGTGCTGGGCGGGTCGGACGGCGGTGGCGTGCCGCCGGTGGCGGACGCCCCGCGCGCGCCCGCGACGACCACGCCCGGCGGCGGGGCGCCGACGGTGAGCGCGCCGGCCGCGGTGCCGGTGGCCGTGACGGCCCCGGAGAGCACGCCCCCGCCCACGACGACCACCCCGGGGAACCGCGTGCCGCCGGCGGATCCGGCACCCGGCTCGTCCGCGGCGGCCCAGCCGCCCGCTTCGCGGACGTCGACAACACCGCCGCCCACCACGGCACCGCCGAGCACAGCACCGCCACCGCCGCCCGGCACGGTGCCGCCGAGCAGCCCGCCGGCCGGCACCGTGCCGCCGACCACCGCACCACCCAGCACCCCACCGCCGACCACCGCACCACCCAGCACCCCGCCGCCGACGACCACCCCGCCATCGACCACCCCGCCACCGACCACGACGACCCCGCACCCGCAGGCGATCACGATCGACGCCACCGCCGTCTCGTACACGACGGTGACCATCTCCGGCGTCGGCGTGCGTGACACCCGGCAGGCACAGGCCCTGAACCTCGCCCCCGGCGCGTACACGCTCGCCACCCCGGCCGGACAGCGGCTGCCCTTCACCGTCACCGACGACTACGTGGTCCGGTACGACCCGTCGCTGGAAGGCACGCTGCAGGGCGGCGGCAGTGCGGAACTGTCGGTGCACGGGCACGACGTCACCTTCGACGTGTCCGGTGTGGACTACTACAACATGGCCGTCGGCGGCACCGGGTTCCCGGCGCCGCAACCGGTCCGGCACCTGAAGCTGCTGCCGGGGAGGCACAACGTGGTGACCGCCAACGGCAACTCGCTGCCGTTCACCGTCACCGGCACCGGCGGGATCACCTTCCCCACGGACCCGCACGGCCTCCTCACCTGGGACGGCCAGGCCCTCGCCGTGCACGGCATCCCGATCACCCTCGACGCCACCGGCACGGACTACGCCAACATGACGATCAGCGGCGCGGGCTGGCCTGCCCCGCAGGCGGTCCGCACGTTCCGGCTCCTGCCCGGAACGCATTCGGTCGTGACGGCCAACGGGAACTCCCTGCCGTTCACCATCACCACGGACGGGACCGTCGGCTACGCCGCCGGCCTCGAAGGGCCGCTCACCCGCGCCGACGGCGGCAAAACCCTGCAGGTGCACGGTTTCCACGTCACGCTGGACGTCACGGACCTCGGCTACGACAACACGACCGTGAGCGGCACGGGCTGGCGCACGCCGCAGGCCGTCCGCGAATTCCGGCTGCTACCCGGCACCCACCGCGTGGTCACCCACAGCGGGACGACCGTCGCCTTCACCGTCGGCAGCAGCGGTCTCGTCGGCTACGACCCGTCCCTGCAGGGCCTGCTCACCGGGGCGGGCGGCGGCACGCTCGCCGTCCACGGGTTCCCGGTCACGATCGACGCCACCGGGTCCGGGTACCCGCAGTTCGGTCTCGAGGGCGCCGGCTGGTGGGACGCCCGGCAGCCACGCGTCCTGCGGCTCCTGCCGGGCACCCACTACGCGCTGGCGCCCGGCGGACGGCGGTTCGCATTCAGCGTGACCAGCGCCGGCCGCGTCACCTACGACGCGGCGCTGGACAGCGTGTTCGCCGGGCGTGACGGCACGACGCTCACGCTTCGCCCGCCCGGCTGA
- a CDS encoding phosphatase PAP2 family protein, producing MKAVLVRGTGALVEAAFLLLWFFVFARLDALVGTDFAAAEANAQALQAIEHLAHLDVEHGVNAWLAGQPVLGHLAVYLYRLYYVVVAGVLLWVFVRHAEVYRHVRRTMVAMTALVLPVYWAVPMSPPRFALPGAADIVARYDFLGVASWTKPTHHTAMPSMHVGWSLWCAYAVWTALRATHPRLALLAWAFPLLMAADVLATGNHYVLDVAGSVALLAVAVAAATLSERVTALRRTSARLRTDPPER from the coding sequence GTGAAGGCGGTGCTCGTGCGGGGTACCGGCGCGCTCGTCGAGGCCGCCTTCCTGCTGCTGTGGTTCTTCGTCTTCGCCCGGCTCGACGCCCTCGTGGGCACGGACTTCGCGGCCGCCGAAGCCAACGCGCAGGCCCTGCAGGCCATCGAGCACCTGGCGCACCTCGACGTCGAGCACGGCGTGAACGCCTGGCTGGCCGGGCAGCCCGTCCTCGGTCACCTGGCGGTGTACCTGTACCGCCTGTACTACGTGGTGGTCGCCGGCGTGCTGCTGTGGGTGTTCGTGCGGCACGCCGAGGTCTACCGGCACGTCCGCCGGACGATGGTCGCGATGACGGCCCTGGTCCTGCCGGTCTACTGGGCGGTGCCGATGTCACCGCCGCGGTTCGCCCTGCCGGGTGCGGCCGACATCGTGGCCCGGTACGACTTCCTGGGCGTGGCGAGCTGGACGAAACCCACCCACCACACGGCGATGCCGAGCATGCACGTCGGCTGGTCGCTGTGGTGCGCGTATGCCGTGTGGACGGCGCTGCGCGCCACGCACCCGCGCCTGGCCCTGCTGGCGTGGGCGTTCCCGCTGCTGATGGCGGCGGACGTGCTCGCCACGGGGAACCACTACGTCCTGGACGTCGCCGGCAGTGTCGCGCTGCTGGCCGTCGCCGTTGCGGCCGCGACGCTGTCGGAGCGCGTCACGGCCCTCCGCAGAACTTCCGCTCGGCTGCGAACGGATCCGCCGGAACGGTGA
- a CDS encoding dienelactone hydrolase family protein, with product MTNPMLDDLPIRYPEAGRGPGLVLLQEIFGLDDYLRSVAADLAALGYVVAIPELFRRTAPGWSSTHDEAGVAASVEVASRFDPELGLADVLATVAHLRSLPSVTGGVGVLGFCLGGSLAFAAAAEGDPDVAVSFYGSRVPEQIDGLSRVECPIQFHFGGQDPYIPRSDVAVVETAVAAHPGAEIHVQEEAGHAFHNNVAPMFHHPAAAARSWELTTEFLRRTLPA from the coding sequence GTGACGAACCCGATGCTCGACGACCTCCCGATCCGGTACCCGGAAGCCGGCCGCGGCCCCGGGCTGGTGCTGCTCCAGGAGATCTTCGGCCTGGACGACTACCTGCGCTCGGTCGCCGCGGACCTGGCCGCGCTCGGGTACGTGGTGGCGATCCCGGAGCTGTTCCGGCGGACGGCGCCGGGCTGGTCGTCGACGCACGACGAAGCGGGGGTCGCGGCTTCGGTGGAGGTCGCGAGCCGCTTCGACCCGGAGCTGGGGCTGGCGGACGTGCTGGCCACGGTCGCCCACCTGCGTTCGCTGCCGTCGGTGACCGGCGGCGTCGGCGTTCTTGGCTTCTGCCTCGGCGGCTCGCTGGCCTTCGCGGCGGCGGCCGAGGGCGACCCGGACGTGGCCGTGTCCTTCTACGGCTCGAGGGTCCCGGAACAGATCGACGGCCTGTCCCGCGTGGAGTGCCCGATCCAGTTCCACTTCGGCGGCCAGGACCCGTACATCCCGCGGTCCGACGTCGCCGTGGTGGAGACCGCCGTGGCCGCGCACCCGGGTGCGGAGATCCACGTGCAGGAGGAGGCCGGGCACGCGTTCCACAACAACGTGGCCCCGATGTTCCACCACCCCGCGGCGGCGGCCCGGTCCTGGGAGCTGACCACCGAGTTCCTGCGGCGGACCCTGCCGGCGTGA
- a CDS encoding TrpB-like pyridoxal phosphate-dependent enzyme, producing MADQTKYVLDESDLPTQWYNVIPDLPEPPPPPLHPGTREPVGPDDLAPLFPQALIAQEVTTDRYVDIPEEVREVYRLWRPSPLFRARRLEKALGTPARIYYKYEGVSPVGSHKPNTAVPQAFYNAAEGVTRLTTETGAGQWGSALAFACAQYGIQCEVWQVRASYDQKPYRKLMMETFGATVHPSPSELTESGRAILKDHPDSTGSLGIAISEAVEQAAQDPNARYALGSVLNHVLLHQTVIGEEALKQFEMAGDTPDVLVGCTGGGSNFGGLAFPFLREKLAGRMNPVIRAVEPAACPSLTRGKYAYDFGDTAGLTPLLKMHTLGHEFIPDPIHAGGLRYHGMSPLISHIHELGLIEALAIGQQECFAAGVQFARSEGIIPAPEPTHALAACIREALRCKETGEEKVILTALCGHAHLDLPAYGAYLAGEMVDDELSEATLEESLATLP from the coding sequence ATGGCTGACCAGACCAAATACGTCCTGGACGAAAGCGATCTCCCCACCCAGTGGTACAACGTCATCCCCGACCTGCCCGAGCCGCCGCCACCGCCGCTGCACCCCGGCACGCGCGAGCCCGTCGGCCCGGACGACCTCGCGCCGCTGTTCCCGCAGGCGCTCATCGCCCAGGAAGTGACGACTGATCGCTATGTCGACATCCCGGAGGAGGTCCGGGAGGTCTACCGGCTTTGGCGCCCGTCGCCGCTGTTCCGCGCGCGACGGCTGGAGAAGGCGCTGGGCACGCCTGCGCGGATCTACTACAAGTACGAAGGGGTCAGCCCGGTCGGGTCGCACAAGCCGAACACCGCGGTGCCGCAGGCGTTCTACAACGCGGCCGAAGGCGTCACGCGGCTGACCACCGAGACCGGCGCCGGCCAGTGGGGCAGTGCCCTCGCCTTCGCCTGCGCCCAGTACGGCATCCAGTGCGAGGTCTGGCAGGTGCGGGCTTCCTACGACCAGAAGCCCTACCGCAAGCTGATGATGGAGACGTTCGGCGCGACGGTCCACCCGAGCCCGTCCGAGCTGACCGAGTCCGGGCGCGCGATCCTCAAGGACCACCCGGACTCGACCGGCAGCCTCGGCATCGCGATCAGCGAAGCGGTGGAGCAGGCGGCGCAGGACCCGAACGCGCGGTACGCGCTGGGCAGCGTGCTCAACCACGTCCTGCTGCACCAGACGGTCATCGGCGAAGAAGCGCTCAAGCAGTTCGAGATGGCCGGCGACACCCCGGACGTGCTGGTCGGCTGCACCGGCGGCGGCTCGAACTTCGGCGGCCTGGCGTTCCCGTTCCTGCGCGAGAAGCTGGCCGGCCGGATGAACCCGGTCATCCGCGCGGTCGAGCCGGCCGCGTGCCCGTCGCTGACGCGCGGCAAGTACGCCTACGACTTCGGCGACACGGCCGGGCTGACGCCGTTGCTCAAGATGCACACGCTCGGCCACGAGTTCATCCCGGACCCCATCCACGCGGGCGGCCTGCGCTACCACGGGATGTCCCCGCTGATCTCGCACATCCACGAGCTCGGCCTGATCGAGGCCCTGGCCATCGGCCAGCAGGAGTGCTTCGCGGCCGGGGTGCAGTTCGCGCGGTCGGAGGGGATCATCCCGGCACCCGAGCCGACGCACGCGCTGGCGGCGTGCATCCGGGAAGCGTTGCGCTGCAAGGAAACCGGTGAGGAGAAGGTGATTCTCACGGCGCTGTGCGGCCACGCCCACCTGGATCTGCCGGCGTACGGGGCCTACCTGGCCGGGGAGATGGTGGACGACGAACTGTCCGAAGCGACCCTCGAGGAATCGTTGGCCACGTTGCCCTAG